CATGACATGGCCCAGTTGAACTTGATATTTGGCATTGCTGCTCTTGCGTCAACTGTAAGTCAAGTTTCTTACGCCGGTACTTTACGATTCTTCAAAGCTGATATGCATCGACAGACGAGAACCAACCAGGACCCAACATTTTTTGAGGATAACTGGTCGCCGGTCCTTGAATCGCTCTCAGGCGATGTGTCCGTCTCAACTTTGCAATGCTATGTTTTGGCTCAGATGTACTGCATGACCAAGGGCGATTATACCGGCCTTTTACGCTACCGTGGCTCTGCCGTCAGTCTTTGCCATCAGTTGAGACTTCACCAGAGTCAGAGACGCTTTTCTGCCAACGCTCTGGTTGCTGAGACGCGGAAAAAAGTGTTTTGGTGCCAATATGTGGTCGATCGGTAAGTACTTTGCTTACTCAAGAAGTTCTCTTCTCTGACATGGTCACAGCTTCACTGCTGCTTTAACTGGATTGCCTGTTCTACTCCGCGAGGAAGATATTCATACGGAATATCcggaggatattgatgatgagaatgtCACCGAAACAGGTTTCCTGCCTACTCTCCCTGGCGAGTCCACTCGCATCTCTAGCGCGATCGCGTTGTTTGCGGCCTGCAGGGTCTTGAACAAGGCTTTGGAAGATCTATATCCCTCTGATGGAGGGTACGAAATTCCTATCTCGAAATTGCGTTCGGTTGCTGGACAGCTAGACGGTTGGGTGAAGAACTTACCTCCTCACCTCCGTCTAGAGTTTTCGCAGGATAAGCCTAGTACGAATGTTACAAGTAGCCGGTCGCCACTTTTGGTAAGTTTTGATGCATCGTTATACTCAAAATACCTAACACGTTCTAACAATTTTGCCTAGTCTCTCGTTTACTACTTCATCCGTTCATTAATTCATCGCCCGGCTGTCTGCTTTGGCGAAGAACAGATCCGTTCGCCGTCTTCGCTCGCCGTCTCTGATTGTAGCAAGCGCATCGTTCAAatcctccaacttctcgACGAGAGGCGCCTTTGCCTTTCGGTCAGCATCAACCGAAGAGAGTTGGTTTTCTCTTCCGGTCTCGGGCTTCTGTGGCAGAGTATCGGCCTCAAACGAGACAGCAAGCTTATCAAAGAAAGCCAGAAGCTGCTTACTGCGATCATTGATCAGTTGGAATCAGAGTCCCCAGCTGCTGCCGCAGAATTCAGTACCTTGGCTAGCGCGCTAGTCTCACTTGATGGTGGCAAACGTGCAACGTCCGATAAGCCCCGTGAAATGTCCCCCCCTGAGCAGAAGCCGTCGAGGTCTCCTAAAAAGCAACTGCAAGCCTTGAAGTCCCGCTTGGCTGCTAGCGCCGGCTTCGGTCAGCCTGCAAAGCAAGACTCGCCGTCACGCAGGAATACTATCTCCGGCGCCAGCCCTCATATTGCCCAGCGTCAGATACGGTCTTCTAGTTGGGCCAGCCTTCCTACCCCCGAGAACCTGCGCTTGCCTGGAGAAAAGATGTACTACCCGTCTCATCCTTTGGGATACGATCAAGGTCATATGCTTTCCAGCTCTGTACCCTCAGACGTCGCCCACGGAGCTATCACGATGTCCGACTGGGAGTTCGTTCTGAGCGATATGGACCGAGGTTATTCTAACATTTTCACCGGAATTTATGGTGGCAAGGAATGTGGTGATGACGCTGGACCTTTCGCATCCCTGACGGCCGAATACGCACCTAAGCCCGACTCTATGACAGCACCGATGCCGGTATCCCACAATGACCTCCAGGGACTGTCCCCTGAAGCTTGGTCTTCTAGCAGCAATAGCGATGTGGCCCCGACTCGGGAGATGGCGGCACAGAGCGTCCTGAGTTACTCGGATGAGAGCATGGGCAGTACGGAAGAGGCGGTACCCTACAACGACCTCCGGCTGTCCCCGGAAGAGCAAGCCAATCTACTGGATCCCTTCCAAGGCGTCGTGATTCCCGCCGCGGAGGACGAGGTCACTGAGTATGGACTTATGAACGGGTGGGATCGGCGGCTGGCCGTCTGATTTGCTTTCCATCATATAAACTGCCGTTTTGGTTTATGGAGTTCCATGTCGCTTAATTAAAGTGGTCTGGGTGGCGTACGCACAGCTGTTTAGCTTTTGATACCTGGAAATTTGTATGGAGTTATGGGATATGTATATATGGTATGATCAGGCTCACCCCGAGCTCTCGTTTGTAATGAGGCACTGGTGGGATGCTCTTTTTATAATGTTCGATATATGGTTCGTTTTTGGATGATTCTGCTACGTTATTGTGTGCCGGTTGTCACGTATCCGCCAGCCGATCGTGCTTTTAGCGAATAATGAACGTGATGCTCATTGATATCGTGCCTTACGGTAATCCTTCCTGTTCGAGGTCGTCTGTCAAGGATTGAATGCGGGGTTGTAAGAGATTTAAGTTGCTGCAGCCTGTCGCATATGTGAACGCGACGTGCCGTGCATACAGAATTCGGGTACGACCGGAGTTCAGCACATGAAATATGGTGATGAATGAAACGAAGGCCAATTACGCCGATTCTATCCTATCCGAACCTTGATATGGTCCAAGACGACGTTTAATGACCATCCAACCTTCACAGCTACCCTTGACACTTCCTTCTGCCGCCGAGGTAGGTACTTTACATGCTTACTACTGGTAGGTATACACCTCGTAGCGTTAATTTAACTTACAGTTAGCATGCCGTCGGATTGGCCTGATTGGGGAAGCCGTTGCTGGCAATCCGGTGTGGTAGTTATTGAGGACCTGGGGACGAGAACATCTCGATGTGTAACTCTAATCAGGGACGTATTTTCTAGTTGCTGATGAGGTCCATGTTTACCCCCAGATGACGTCCAATGGCGT
The sequence above is a segment of the Aspergillus flavus chromosome 4, complete sequence genome. Coding sequences within it:
- a CDS encoding acetate regulatory DNA binding protein FacB, whose product is MPGILPMKVIKVGNGAQSRIAQACDRCRSKKIRCDGIRPCCTQCANVGFECKTSDKLSRRAFPRGYTESLEERVRALEAEVRDLKNLLDEKDEKIDVLSRIHSFSPSSQHRAAASARSSSESVKSSAPDTNEGVIQVQEPVLVGELSDVETGIASIRGYSGIFTTRLMDQGRLPPNVSTKALTASPTPIAASRTDQVIKTAPRLVSDQLINIFFQEWAPLYPVVHRPTILKAYEQYLSNTETLQGSKHDMAQLNLIFGIAALASTTRTNQDPTFFEDNWSPVLESLSGDVSVSTLQCYVLAQMYCMTKGDYTGLLRYRGSAVSLCHQLRLHQSQRRFSANALVAETRKKVFWCQYVVDRFTAALTGLPVLLREEDIHTEYPEDIDDENVTETGFLPTLPGESTRISSAIALFAACRVLNKALEDLYPSDGGYEIPISKLRSVAGQLDGWVKNLPPHLRLEFSQDKPSTNVTSSRSPLLSLVYYFIRSLIHRPAVCFGEEQIRSPSSLAVSDCSKRIVQILQLLDERRLCLSVSINRRELVFSSGLGLLWQSIGLKRDSKLIKESQKLLTAIIDQLESESPAAAAEFSTLASALVSLDGGKRATSDKPREMSPPEQKPSRSPKKQLQALKSRLAASAGFGQPAKQDSPSRRNTISGASPHIAQRQIRSSSWASLPTPENLRLPGEKMYYPSHPLGYDQGHMLSSSVPSDVAHGAITMSDWEFVLSDMDRGYSNIFTGIYGGKECGDDAGPFASLTAEYAPKPDSMTAPMPVSHNDLQGLSPEAWSSSSNSDVAPTREMAAQSVLSYSDESMGSTEEAVPYNDLRLSPEEQANLLDPFQGVVIPAAEDEVTEYGLMNGWDRRLAV